The Mercurialis annua linkage group LG8, ddMerAnnu1.2, whole genome shotgun sequence genome window below encodes:
- the LOC126660946 gene encoding receptor-like protein kinase 7 translates to MSNRQIFRHCHSSIVSFLTLLIFISPCKSDDLQILLNFKNSLKNSNTTVFHTWTEQNSICNFTGIVCDGEFVKEINLTEQNLEGVVPFDLICQLQYLERISLGSNFLHGVVSDELKNCKNLQVLDLGLNLFSGEVPDLSGLVELKILSLNGSGFSGLFPWKSIEKLENLEFLSLGDNPFDATVSFPVEILSLKKLYWVYLSNCSIKGQIPDGISNLTLLQNLELSDNLLFGEIPAGISRLSKLTQLEIYNNSLSGKIPVGFGNLTSLVNFDCSTNQLEGEIGELRFLKNLQSLHLFENRFYGEIPGEFGELKYLTEFSLYTNKFTGSLPEMLGSWSDFYYIDVSENLLTGSIPSEMCKNGKMTDLLILQNRFTGSVPDSYANCKSLLRFRVNNNSLSGSIPAGIWGLPMLNIIDLSMNQFEGVITPDIGNAESLGSLILANNQFSGELPDEISSASSLVSIQLSSNQFSGKIPENIGELKKLNSFYLNSNQLSGTIPDSLGLCVSLADINLSGNSFSGEIPESLGFLPTLNSLNLSSNKLSGQIPISFSSLRLSNLDLSNNQLTGLIPYSLSLEVFRSGFDGNPGLCSNSLKSIRSCSSSSSSVGNSSHLRVLLSCLAAGLLVLVISAGYLLFVKSGSNDLDDHPLKKSSWNMKSFRVLSFSERDVVDSIKSENLIGKGGSGNVYKVMLGDGNELAVKHIWTSNSTDRRSFRASSAMLSKKSFRSSEYDAEVATLSSLRHVNVVKLYCSITSEDSNLLVYEYLPNGSLWDQLHSCNKIHMVWELRYAVALGAARGLEYLHHGFDTPVIHRDVKSSNILLDEEWKPRIADFGLAKIVQASNAGDWSHIIAGTYGYMAPEYAYTWKVNEKSDVYSFGVVLMELVTGKRPTEPEFGENKDIVHWVSTRIRTKENAIDLVDSSISESLKEDAIKILKIAVHCTAKIPALRPTMRIVVQMLEEAEPHQLSDIIVVKKECGNSTTTMFDLSS, encoded by the exons ATGTCGAACCGACAAATTTTCCGGCACTGTCATTCCTCAATCGTCTCCTTTCTAACTCTCCTTATCTTCATTTCTCCATGCAAATCAGATGATCTTCAAATTCTTCTAAACTTCAAAAATTCCCTCAAGAACTCAAACACTACTGTTTTTCATACATGGACGGAGCAAAACTCCATCTGTAACTTCACCGGAATAGTCTGTGATGGTGAATTTGTCAAGGAAATTAATCTAACTGAACAGAATCTTGAAGGTGTTGTTCCATTTGATTTGATCTGTCAGCTTCAGTATCTGGAGAGAATTTCTTTAGGGTCAAATTTTCTGCATGGGGTGGTTTCTGATGAGTTGAAGAATTGCAAGAATTTGCAGGTTTTGGATTTGgggttgaatttgttttctgGGGAGGTTCCTGATTTGTCTGGTTTAGTTGAGTTGAAGATTTTGAGCTTGAATGGTAGTGGTTTTTCGGGTTTGTTTCCATGGAAATCGATCGAAAAGCTTGAGAATCTTGAGTTTCTGAGCCTTGGTGATAATCCATTTGATGCTACAGTTTCGTTTCCTGTTGAGATTTTAAGTCTCAAGAAATTGTATTGGGTTTATCTTAGTAATTGTAGCATCAAGGGTCAGATTCCTGATGGAATTTCGAATCTTACTCTGCTTCAGAATCTTGAACTTTCTGATAATTTGTTATTTGGAGAAATTCCAGCAGGAATTTCCAGGCTTAGTAAGCTGACACAGCTTGAGATTTACAATAATTCCTTGTCAGGAAAAATTCCGGTCGGATTCGGGAATCTGACGAGTCTTGTTAATTTTGATTGCTCAACAAATCAGCTTGAAGGTGAAATTGGAGAATTGAGATTCTTGAAAAATCTTCAATCTTTGCACTTGTTTGAAAATCGATTCTATGGCGAAATTCCCGGGGAGTTTGGTGAACTAAAGTACCTGACAGAATTCTCTCTTTATACAAACAAGTTCACCGGTTCATTACCCGAAATGCTCGGATCTTGGTCGGATTTCTACTATATTGATGTTTCGGAGAATTTGTTGACAGGCTCTATACCATCAGAAATGTGCAAGAATGGAAAAATGACTGATCTTCTTATTTTGCAGAACAGGTTCACAGGTTCAGTTCCTGACAGCTACGCAAATTGTAAATCTCTGCTTCGTTTTCGCGTAAATAACAATTCGCTCTCCGGTTCAATTCCTGCCGGAATTTGGGGTCTGCCAATGCTGAATATAATTGATCTTAGTATGAACCAATTTGAAGGCGTTATAACACCTGATATTGGTAATGCAGAGTCTTTAGGATCATTGATTTTAGCTAACAATCAATTTTCTGGTGAGTTACCTGATGAAATTTCATCTGCTTCTTCTTTAGTTTCCATTCAGCTGAGTTCAAATCAATTTTCTGGGAAAATCCCAGAAAATATTGGTGAACTGAAGAAGCTTAACagtttttatttgaattcaAATCAGCTTTCTGGTACTATACCAGACTCATTAGGCTTATGTGTTTCTCTTGCTGACATTAATCTTTCTGGCAATTCATTTTCCGGGGAAATTCCGGAAAGTCTCGGTTTTCTGCCTACTTTGAACTCTCTGAACTTATCATCCAACAAACTATCCGGTCAAATTCCGATTTCTTTTTCATCTCTAAGACTTAGTAATCTCGACCTGTCGAATAACCAGTTGACGGGTCTCATACCTTATTCTTTATCCCTCGAGGTCTTTCGTTCAGGATTTGACGGGAATCCGGGGTTATGCAGTAACAGTTTGAAGAGCATTCGATCTTGTTCATCATCGTCATCTAGTGTCGGAAATTCGAGTCACCTTCGAGTACTTTTATCCTGTTTAGCAGCAGGATTGCTAGTTTTAGTCATCTCAGCGGGTTATTTATTGTTCGTAAAGTCAGGATCGAACGATCTCGATGACCATCCGTTAAAGAAAAGTTCTTGGAACATGAAATCGTTCCGAGTACTAAGTTTCAGCGAAAGAGACGTCGTTGATTCGATCAAATCGGAGAATCTGATAGGCAAAGGAGGATCAGGAAATGTGTACAAAGTTATGCTAGGAGACGGAAATGAACTTGCGGTGAAACATATATGGACATCGAATTCTACGGATCGAAGGAGTTTCCGAGCCAGCTCAGCTATGCTAAGCAAGAAAAGCTTCAGATCATCGGAATATGACGCTGAGGTGGCAACACTGAGTTCTCTCAGACATGTCAATGTGGTGAAGCTATATTGTAGTATAACCAGTGAGGACAGCAATTTACTTGTGTATGAATATTTACCTAATGGGAGTTTATGGGATCAACTACATTCTTGTAATAAGATACATATGGTGTGGGAATTGAGGTATGCAGTTGCATTAGGAGCTGCAAGAGGCTTGGAGTACTTACATCACGGATTCGATACGCCGGTAATTCATCGAGATGTGAAATCGAGTAATATCTTGCTCGATGAGGAGTGGAAGCCTCGGATTGCGGATTTCGGACTTGCTAAGATTGTGCAGGCAAGTAATGCTGGAGATTGGAGTCATATCATTGCAGGCACTTATGGGTACATGGCTCCTG AATATGCATACACATGGAAAGTGAACGAGAAGAGCGATGTGTACAGTTTCGGAGTAGTTCTAATGGAATTGGTGACAGGAAAAAGGCCAACTGAACCCGAATTCGGAGAAAACAAAGATATTGTGCATTGGGTTAGCACCAGAATCAGAACCAAAGAAAATGCAATTGATTTAGTGGATTCTAGCATTTCAGAAAGCTTGAAAGAAGATGCCATCAAAATCCTGAAAATCGCTGTTCACTGTACCGCGAAGATTCCGGCTCTAAGACCGACAATGAGAATTGTTGTTCAAATGCTTGAAGAAGCTGAACCTCATCAGCTTTCAGACATTATTGTAGTCAAGAAAGAATGTGGAAATAGCACCACCACCATGTTTGATTTGAGTAGTTAA
- the LOC126662367 gene encoding beta-mannosyltransferase 1 isoform X2, with amino-acid sequence MSTATTVRSAARTTRRLLSTTAEISHHNTHQETHKYLESNKFIGSWETPRNPKEAEAKLAMLRREYAKQVKEVRKEYIKEMELMRIEKERKDEAKKEALRIANEERKKLKAEAAKLKAQERQIAQQEFRQLLLNERAQKLESWRMKERIGEEKKTETGNLLRRQVPCGLTIMK; translated from the exons ATGTCCACCGCAACCACCGTCCGCTCCGCCGCCCGCACAACCCGGCGGCTCCTCTCAACCACAGCTGAAATCAGCCACCACAACACCCACCAAGAAACCCACAAATACCTAGAATCAAACAAATTCATCGGCAGCTGGGAAACACCGAGAAACCCTAAAGAAGCGGAGGCAAAGCTAGCAATGTTGCGTAGAGAATACGCAAAGCAAGTGAAAGAAGTGAGAAAAGAATACATTAAAGAAATGGAATTAATGCGAATCGAAAAGGAGCGAAAAGATGAAGCTAAAAAAGAAGCGCTTCGAATTGCTAATGAAGAGCGGAAGAAATTGAAAGCTGAAGCTGCTAAACTTAAAGCTCAAGAACGACAGATTGCTCAGCAAGAGTTTCGTCAATTGCTG TTAAACGAAAGAGCACAAAAGCTTGAAAGTTGGAGGATGAAAGAGAGAATAGGGGAGGAGAAGAAGACGGAGACTGGTAATCTTTTGCGTCGGCAAGTTCCTTGTGGATTGACGATAATGAAATAG
- the LOC126661376 gene encoding proline iminopeptidase, with translation MSNPLTVTLFSSTTISPPSPSHSLPFISSSPSNPISSNLCLSSTRLKSSVYSVRSVGYSSGLQMTEAVEQSSGLDEINRNLYPVVEPYDSGFLKVSDLHSIYYEQSGNPSGHPVVFLHGGPGGGTVPSNRRFFDPEFYRIILFDQRGAGKSVPHACLVANTTWDLIADIEKLREHLQIPEWQVFGGSWGSTLAIAYSQAHPDKVTGLVLRGIFLLRKKEIDWFYEGGAAAIYPDAWEPFRDLIPENERGCLVEAYHKRLNSDDLETQYAAARAWTKWEMMTAHLLPNEETSKRGDDDHFSLAFARIENHYFVNKGFFSSDSFLLDNIDKIKHIHATIVQGRYDVCCPMISAWDLHKAWPEADFKVVVDAGHSANEPGIAAELVAANKRLKNIIKNGS, from the exons ATGTCCAACCCACTAACAGTAACCTTATTTAGTTCCACTACAATTTCACCACCATCACCCTCTCATTCACTCCCATTTATTTCATCATCCCCATCAAATCCCATCTCTTCCAATCTCTGTCTCTCTTCCACAA GGCTAAAGAGTTCAGTGTATAGTGtgagaagtgttggttatagcAGTGGATTACAGATGACTGAAGCTGTGGAACAAAGTAGTGGATTAGATGAGATTAATCGTAATCTTTATCCAGTTGTGGAGCCGTATGATAGTGGGTTTTTGAAGGTTTCGGATCTTCATAGTATTTACTATGAACAGTCTGGGAATCCTAGTGGGCAT CCAGTAGTTTTTCTTCATGGGGGGCCAGGAGGTGGAACTGTACCAAGCAATCGTAGATTTTTTGATCCAGAATTTTACCGAATCATTCTCTTTGATCAG AGAGGAGCAGGAAAGAGTGTGCCTCATGCTTGCTTAGTGGCGAACACCACATGGGACCTCATTGCTGATATTGAAAAGCTAAGAGAACACTTGCAAATTCCAGAATGGCAG GTATTTGGTGGTTCGTGGGGAAGTACTCTGGCCATTGCATATAGCCAGGCTCATCCTGACAAG GTTACTGGCTTGGTCCTTAGAGGTATATTTCTTCTACGAAAGAAAGAGATTGATTGGTTTTATGAGGGTGGTGCTGCCGCTATCTATCCAGATG CTTGGGAGCCCTTTAGAGATCTTATTCCAGAAAATGAAAGAGGATGTTTAGTCGAGGCTTACCATAAGAGGTTGAACTCTGATGATTTGGAAACACAA TATGCAGCTGCAAGAGCATGGACCAAATGGGAAATGATGACTGCTCATCTCCTGCCAAATGAAGAGACCAGCAAAAGAGGGGATGATGATCATTTTTCACTG GCATTTGCACGGATCGAAAATCATTACTTTGTGAACAAGGGGTTTTTCTCATCAGACTCTTTCCTATTGGataatattgataaaataaagcATATACATGCTACTATTGTACAG GGAAGATATGATGTTTGTTGTCCGATGATATCTGCTTGGGATCTTCACAAGGCTTGGCCAGAGGCAGATTTTAAG GTTGTTGTCGATGCAGGACATTCTGCTAATGAACCAGGCATAGCTGCTGAACTAGTAGCAGCAAATAAGAGGCTAAAAAACATCATCAAGAACGGATCCTGA
- the LOC126662367 gene encoding beta-mannosyltransferase 1 isoform X1, which produces MSTATTVRSAARTTRRLLSTTAEISHHNTHQETHKYLESNKFIGSWETPRNPKEAEAKLAMLRREYAKQVKEVRKEYIKEMELMRIEKERKDEAKKEALRIANEERKKLKAEAAKLKAQERQIAQQEFRQLLLKERAQKLESWRMKERMREEKKTEIGNLLRRQSSLWIDDNEVERKIIDALVDSAPL; this is translated from the exons ATGTCCACCGCAACCACCGTCCGCTCCGCCGCCCGCACAACCCGGCGGCTCCTCTCAACCACAGCTGAAATCAGCCACCACAACACCCACCAAGAAACCCACAAATACCTAGAATCAAACAAATTCATCGGCAGCTGGGAAACACCGAGAAACCCTAAAGAAGCGGAGGCAAAGCTAGCAATGTTGCGTAGAGAATACGCAAAGCAAGTGAAAGAAGTGAGAAAAGAATACATTAAAGAAATGGAATTAATGCGAATCGAAAAGGAGCGAAAAGATGAAGCTAAAAAAGAAGCGCTTCGAATTGCTAATGAAGAGCGGAAGAAATTGAAAGCTGAAGCTGCTAAACTTAAAGCTCAAGAACGACAGATTGCTCAGCAAGAGTTTCGTCAATTGCTG TTAAAAGAAAGAGCACAGAAACTTGAAAGTTGGAGGATGAAAGAGAGAATGAGGGAGGAGAAGAAGACGGAGATCGGTAATCTTTTGCGTCGGCAAAGTTCCTTATGGATTGACGATAATGAAGTAGAGCGGAAGATAATTGATGCCCTAGTTGATTCCGCACCACTCTGA
- the LOC126660574 gene encoding uncharacterized protein LOC126660574 gives MSFWGIVKPNNTSWSWGQILNLRRVIYNMFNYKLGDGKSFSFWFDPWLDGKSIIERFPNVCIKNSEVPKKAKVVDCTKEDNWNLPEPLDHYTQEAWDFIMANYHTTDSNDRISWSVNKNGSFSTNSVWKKLLIERSKVSWNHLIWYAGNVPRYSFTTWLALKNKLNTREKLHKWGTIPDDKCCFCNQESETTRHLFFSCPFSYEVWKKVLAYLGFNRNPDNWNREVSFFTRRGRGKSRIAKVRKNGFCAAVYQIWFARNDLIFNKRRHSCDTIFNKIRSSLEMRN, from the coding sequence ATGAGTTTTTGGGGAATTGTCAAACCTAATAATACTTCCTGGAGCTGGGGTCAGATTCTCAATCTTAGGAGAGTCATTTATAACATGTTTAACTACAAGTTAGGAGATGGCAAGTCCTTCTCTTTCTGGTTTGATCCTTGGTTGGATGGCAAATCCATCATTGAAAGATTTCCTAATGTCTGTATCAAGAACTCAGAAGTCCCTAAGAAAGCTAAAGTTGTGGATTGTACAAAGGAGGACAACTGGAATCTGCCAGAACCTCTTGATCATTATACTCAAGAAGCCTGGGACTTCATAATGGCTAACTACCATACTACTGACAGCAATGACAGAATCTCCTGGAGCGTTAACAAGAATGGGAGCTTCTCAACTAATAGTGTCTGGAAAAAGTTGTTGATTGAAAGGAGTAAAGTTAGCTGGAACCATCTTATTTGGTATGCAGGAAATGTCCCTAGGTATTCTTTTACTACTTGGCTTGCCCTGAAAAACAAGCTGAATACTAGAGAGAAATTGCATAAATGGGGGACTATCCCAGATGATAAGTGCTGCTTCTGTAACCAGGAGAGTGAAACCACTAGGCACCTTTTCTTCTCTTGCCCGTTCTCCTATGAGGTCTGGAAGAAGGTGTTAGCTTATTTGGGGTTCAACAGGAATCCAGACAATTGGAATAGGGAAGTGAGTTTTTTTACTAGAAGAGGAAGAGGTAAATCCAGAATTGCAAAAGTGAGGAAAAATGGTTTTTGTGCAGCTGTGTACCAAATCTGGTTTGCCAGAAACGACCTGATCTTCAATAAGAGAAGGCATTCTTGTGATACAATCTTTAACAAGATTAGAAGCAGTTTAGAAATGAGAAACTGA